TCGCCGATACATGCGCCCACGGCCTGTTTGCCGTATTTGTCTCCCTTGATGTGGTAGATGAGCTCCCTGTAAGGGAGGATGGGTGGGTGGGCGAAAACCCGGACGTCCGAGCCGGTCAGCCTGAAATACAGCGAGTATTTCAGCGAATCCTTGTACAACCGCACCACCAATTGCGGACGCGCGCCCTCGTCAAGTTGGGGGGCGTCGCCCTCCTTTTCGACGGAATACCCCAGGCGAATCTTGTGCTCGCTGAGGATCTTCTTCGCCTCCTCCAATTCCTTGGCGATTTCGCCGGAACTTTCCGCCAGGAACTTTTCGACGGTCGCCTTTCGTTGTGCCTCGGCTCCCTCGTCGGTTCGCGGGCGGACTTGCTTGGGCTCGGCGAGAGCCTTTCTCACAGCATCTACGATGCCCGTAGTAGTAGTGGCAGGTTGGGGTTCCGCGATTAGCGGCTGCAAAAAGCAGAGGCAAAGAACCGCTAATGGAAGGCCGCTTCCTAGTGCACGTCGGACGGCACTTCGGTTGCTTAACACCGCGACGATAATCGCTGGCCCGCAGCGACTCGCAAGCCGGAAAATTGTAACAGGGGCAAATGAACCGGTTCACGGCGACGACGATCGATTGCGGACTTACGCAGTGATCGGGAGTTCAATGAAGGAACAGGTAATTTCGCTCCCGATGGCAAAGCGGTGGCATTGCGCAGGACCGATCTTTCTGTTGGATTGGTACCCGTGCATCACCGGCCGCTCCATCGGTCCCGGCTCGTCTGGTTCGGCGTGTTGGGATTCGTCTTCATCGCATGGGCATGGATGGACTCCGCATGGCGCGCAACCGACCTGGCGTATTGTCACGACACCCGGCAGATCGGAATCGCACAACACGGGGGAGAGTGGGTAATCTACCACACGCAGACGCCGTCGAATCGATCATGGCCGGGGCGCTACGTCACGTCATCGCGCACGGCGTCTTCTCCACCATCCGGGGAGACGCCGCGGATCGGGCGGCTGAGCCTTCCACGGTTCGTGAGTCCCATGATCGAGGATCGTTTGTTGAATGCGGAGAAGCCCTCGCTTGGGAAAATTCACCACTTCAGCATCGGCATTGCCCATTGGTTTCTGCCCCTCCTCCTTGTTCTCCCGTGGGCCGCCTTCCTCGCATGGCGTTCGCAGCGCTTGAAGCGGCTAACAGAAGCCAAGCCATGACGCCGCGCCCCTGCTACCGCTGGAAGACCTTTTGGCTCGGGCTGTTCGTCGCCAGCTTCCTCGGGTGGGCCTGGTGGGATAGCAACTCTCACGAAACCGTCGCGTTTCGCTCGGGCTGGACCCGCACGACCTATCTCTACAGCGCGACTGGCGAGACCATCTTCGCGAGAGGATGCACGATCGAGTTCGGGGTTATGGGCAATGCATGGGGATTCTCGCACAACGAACTACCGGTCTTGCCGCCGTTCTGGGAACTCGGCGACGGCGTCAGCGGCTTCAAGGTTCCTGATCCCCTCGTCTTCTTTTCCTTTCTCGGCCTATGGGCCGGCTGGCTGGTGGCGATGGCGCCGCCTGCAAAGGCTTCCCTACTGATCCTTCGGGGATGAACAGAAAGGTCGTGGGGCATCTGCCGATAAGAAATTTCCTATTTTACCCGGGTTAATTTGAAACGCCTCGTGCGCCCCTATTCCTCGCCCGGCAGCGATGAATCGATCAAGCAGGACGGAGTGGGCGCCTAAAGCCCTTCTTCTTTTCTGGAAGGATTCCCCATTTTAGATCGTTACGGGCGAGCGAATCCGGCTTAATGCCGCATCTTTCAATAATGAAACAGGTTTTAATTACCCGATTGAATCACCGTTTCCATGATGCGGGGGCTACTTTCGCCCTGCTGCTGGCGGCACTGTCCACCTGTCCGGCCGCGGCTGATCGCGTCCCCTCCTACGGCCTGGATATCCGCCCGATCCTGTCCAATGCCTGCTTCAAGTGCCACGGGCCGGACGATGAGGACCGCAAGGGCGGGCCGAAGGGCAGCGGCGGCTTGCGGCTGGATACCGAGGAAGGCGCGCGGGCGAGCCTGGGCGGCCGCGCGGCGGTGGTGCCGGGCCATGCCAAAGACAGCGAGCTGATGGCGCGGATCATCTCGACCGACGAAGACGAGGTGATGCCGCCGCGGAAATCCGGGAGCCCGCTGACCCCCGACGAAGTGAAATTGATCGAGGCATGGATCAACAGCGGCGCGAAGTACACCAAGCACTGGTCCTACGTCCCGCCGGTCGCGGTGACACCGCCACGCACGGATTTGCATCCCATCGATGCCTTCGTCCGGGACCGGCTGAAGCAGGAAGGCCTGCAGCCGCAGCCGGAAGCCGACCGTGCCACGCTCGCACGACGCTTGTCCTTCGACCTCACCGGTCTGCCGCCTTCGCCGGAGGTGGTCGATGCCTTCGTGAAGGATACCGCCGCCGGTGCCTACGAGCGGCTCGTCGACCAGTTGCTGGCCTCGCCGGCGTATGGCGAGCACTGGGCGCGGCAGTGGCTGGACCTCGCCCGCTACGCCGACTCCGCGGGCTACGCGGATGACCCGGCACGCTCGATCTGGGGCTATCGCGACTATGTGATCCGCTCGTTCAATGAGAACAAGCGCTTCGACCAGTTCACGCTCGAACAGATCGCCGGCGACCTGTTGCCGGAGCCGACCGAGGAGCAGCGGATCGCCACCGCCTTTCATCGCAATACGATGACCAACAGCGAAGGCGGCACCAACGACGAGGAATTCCGCAACGCCGCCGTCGTCGACCGGGTGAACACCACGATGGCCGTCTGGATGGGCACGTCGATGGCCTGCGCCCAGTGCCACACGCACAAGTATGACCCGATCACGCAGGCCGAGTATTTCCGGATGTTCGCCTTCCTGAACAACACGGCCGATGCCGACCTCCGGGACGAGGCCCCGCTGCTCAGCTTCTTCCCCGAGGAACAGAAGGCAAAGCGCCAGACGCTCGAAGCCAGCCTCGCCGAGGTGGAAGCCAGGTTCACGAAGCCCTCCCCTCCGCTGCAGGCCGCCGCCGACCAGTGGGCGAGCCGGTTTCCACCATCGCTCGAGTGGCAGACGCTGAAGCCGCATGCGCTGACTTCGCAATCCGGCCTCGCGATGACGCAGGAGAAGGACGGCATCATCGCGGTCGCCGCCGGTGCCACCAAGGACAGCTACGTCATCGAGGTGCCAGCCACCGGCGCAGGGACTCTAACAGCTCTCCGGCTGGAAGCACTGCCGCACGAGACGCTGCCGAACAAGGGCCCCGGGCACGCGGCGGGGAATTTCGTGGTCACCGGCATCAAGGCGGAAGTGAAGCCGCCCCGGGGCGCGAAGGAACCGCAGGTGCGCTACGTCCGCATCGAACTGCCGGGCAAGGACAAGCTGCTCCAACTCGCCGAAGTGCAGGTCTTCAGCAAGGGCGTGAATGTGGCACCGCAAGGCAGCGCCACCCAGAAGTCCACCTACGCCGATGCCGCCGCCGCACGGGCCAATGACGGCAACACGGCGGGCGAATACGCGAAGGGCTCGGTCGCCCACACCGCGGAGCGCACCGCGGATCCGTGGTGGGAAGTGGATCTGAAATCCGACCAGCCGGTCAGCCGGATCGTCGTGTGGAACCGCAGCGAAGCCCCGGAGCGCCTCGCGGGATTCCGCATCGTCGCTCTGGATGCGCAACGCCAGCCTGTCTGGGAGAAGTCGGGCAATGCCGCGGCGGCGGAGGTTCCCTTTGGCCTCGATGGCACGCGTGAAATCCCGTTTGCCGGAGCCGCGGCGGATTTCGTGCAGGCTGACTTCAACGAAGCCCGCGTGATCGCCGGTAGCACGATCGCGAAGCCGCGCGGCTCGCAGGCAGGCTGGGCGATCGGAGGGGGCCAAGGCGTGGCCCACTCGCTGGTTCTTGCCACCGCGCGTCCGGTCGAGATTCCCGCCGGGTCGATGCTGCGGATCACGATCGAGCAGCAGTCCGCCTTCGCCCAACACACGCTGGGCCGCTTCCGCCTGAGCATGACCCGCAGTCCGGAGGCCGCACGTCTCACCGAGATCCCGAGCGAACTGGCGGGCATCCTCGCGCTCCCGGCCGCGCAACGCGATGCCGCCCAGAAGGCACGCGTCACGAATTACTACCTGCGCGAACTCGCTCCGGAAATGGCGGCCGACCGCGAGGCTTTGGCCGGATTCAAGAAGCAGCTCGCCTCCCTCCAGCCAAGCACCGTGCCGATCCTCCGCGAACTCCCGGAAGGCAAGCGGCGGAAGACGCACTTGCAGATCCGCGGCAACTACTTGAACCACGGCGACGAGCTGACTGAGGGCGTGCCGATGGCGCTTTTCCCGCTGCCGGAAGGTGGACCGCGCAACCGCCTGACGCTCGCCCGCTGGCTGGTCGATCCCGCCAATCCGCTGACCGCCCGGGTCATCGCGAACCGCTTCTGGGAGTCGCTGTTCGGCCTCGGCATCGTGAGAACCAGCGAGGAATTCGGAGCGCAGGGCGATGCGCCGACGCATCCGGAATTGCTCGATTGGCTCGCGGTCGATCTCGTCCGCGGCGGCTGGGACATCAAGCGCTTCATCCGGCTAATCGTGACTTCGGAGACCTACCGGCAGTCGTCGAAGATCGCATCTGGCATGGCCGAGCGCGATCCCGAAAACCGGCTGCTCGCCCGCGGGCCGCGGGTCCGCCTGACGGCCGAGATGGTGAGGGACCAGGCGCTGGCGACCAGCGGGCTGCTCTCGCCGGAAATGTATGGCCCATCGGTGCGGCCGGTCCGGCCCGCGCTGGGGCTGTCGGCGGCCTTTGGTGGCGGTCTCGATTGGCAAACCAGCACCGGGGGCGACCAGCACCGGCGCGCGCTTTACACCGAGTGGCGCCGGACCAGCCCCTATCCCTCGATGGCCACCTTCGACGCGCCGAGCCGCGAGATTTGCACGCTGCGACGCGACCGCTCGAACACACCGCTGCAGGCACTGGTGCTGCTGAATGACCCGGTCTATGTCGAGGCCGCCCAAGCGCTCGCCCGCCGGCTGATGGCCACGGCTTCCGCGCCGGAGGACGTGATCCGCGAGGGCTTCCGCCGGGTGCTGTCGCGTGTGCCATCGGGCACGGAGCTGAAGCGATTGTTAGAGCTGCGCCAGGAGCTGCTGGCGGACTACCGGAAGGATCCCAAGAAGGCCGCCGAAATGGCGACCGTCCCGATCGGCCCGCTGCCAGCCGGTGCCGATGCGAACGAACTCGCGGCATGGACCGCGGTGGCCGGTGTCCTCCTCAATCTCGACGAAACCCTGCTGAAACGGTGACGCCCATGAACCCACGATTCGAACAACTCCAGAACCGGACCCGCCGCCATTTCTTGCGCGATGCCGGGCAGTTCAGCCTCGGGGCGATCGCGATGCAGGCGCTCGCCCAAGGCAGCGCGCCCTCCGCCAGCGACAACCCGCTCGACCCGCGGCCAGCGCCAAATGTCCCGAAGGTGAAGCGCGTGATCTACCTGCACATGTCAGGCGGGCCGCCGCACCTCGACCTCTTTGACTACAAGCCGGAGTTGGTGAAGCGCGATGGACAGGACGCGCCCGATCAATTCGTGAAAGGCAAGACCTTCGCCTTCACCAACGGCACGCCGAAGCTGATGGGCACGCCGCGCACCTTCACCCAGCACGGTGATGCCGGGATCTGGATGTCCGACGCGATCCCAAATTTCCACGGGATCGCCAACGAGATGTGCGTGATCAAGTCGATGTACACCGACCAGTTCAATCACGCGCCGGCGGAGCTGCTGCTCTACACCGGCTCGCCGCGCCAGGGCCGGCCGTCGATGGGATCGTGGGTGACCTACGGCCTCGGCTCGGAGAACTCGAACCTGCCGGGCTTCGTGGTGCTGATCAGCAGCGGCGTCCAGCCGAGCGGCGGCCAGAGCTGCTGGGGCACCGGCTTCATCCCCTCGGTCTTCCAAGGCGTGCAATGCCGCTCGAAGGGCGACCCCGTGCTCTACGTCGGCGATCCTCCGGGGATGGACCGCGGGCTGCGCCGCAAGACGCTGGATGCCCTGCGTGATCTCAACCAGGAGCAAGCCAGTGAACTCGGCCACCCGGAAACCGCCACCCGCATCGCCCAGTACGAACTCGCCTTCCGCATGCAGGCCAGCGTGCCGGAGGTCATGGACATCTCGCGCGAATCGAAGGCGACGCTCGAGGCCTACGGGGCAGTGCCCGGCGACTCGAGCTTCGCGAACAACTGCCTGCTCGGCCGCCGCTTGCTCGAACAAGGGGTGCGCTTCGTCCACCTCTTCGACTGGGGCTGGGACTTCCACGGCACCAATGGCAACGAGGACATCCGCGGCGGTCTAACAGAGAAGATGAAGCGCACCGACAAGCCCGTGGCCGCCTTGATCCGCGACCTCAAGCAGCGCGGCCTGCTCGAAGACACGCTGATCGTGTGGGGCGGTGAATTCGGCCGCACGCCCTTCCGCGAAGGCCGCACCAGCGGCAGCGCCATCCTCGGCCGCGACCACTTCCCGGATGCCTTCACGATCTTCCTCGCCGGCGGCGGCGTGAAGGGCGGCTTCACCTACGGCGAAACCGACGAGCTCGGCTTCAGCGTGACCGCCGACAAGGTCCACATCCACGACCTCCAGGCGACCATCCTCCACCTGTTAGGCCTCGATCACGAGCGCCTCACCTACCGCTTCCAAGGTCGCGACTTCCGCCTCACCGACGTCCACGGCGAGGTGATCAAGAAGATCCTGACGTGAGGGTTTTCGCGGGGGTCTAGGCGACGGCGTCCGGTCATTTCAACTCGTCCGCGATCAGCTTCGCCCAAGCCTCGTAGCCGCCAGCGGCGAGGTGGGTCTTGTCGCCGGCCATGACACCGGGCTTGAACTCTCCCTTGTCATCGAGCAGCGCGGGGGCGAGGTCGCGCAGGACGATCTTCTCGCCTCCGCGGCTGCGGGCTTTCACCGCCTCGGCCAGTCGCTTGTTGACTTCGGCGATGACGGCGCGGCCGGGATGCCCGGGAGTCCAGCGCGGGAAAATTTCCATCAGCACGATCTTCGTGGCGGGACACTTCGCGCGCACGCGGTCGCACACGGCGAGCACGCCTTCGGCGATTTCGGCGGGCGAGCAGGGACCGGCGTTGTTCGTGGGCGTGGTGTTGTTGGTGCCGATGTTGACCACGACCGTCTTGGGCTGGATGCCGTCGAGTTCGCCGTGGTCGAGTCGCCAGAGGACATTCTGCGTGCGGTCCCAACCGAAGCCGCAGTTGAGCACGCGGTGGCCGGCGAAGGCCTTGGCCGCGATGGCCTCGCCCGTGCGCCGCTGGGGCGACAGCCCGGTTTCCGGTACGCCACCCCAGGCGTGGGTGAGGGAATCGCCGACGAATACGAGGTCTGGATTGATCGCCTTCTGTTCACGGACGATCGCCTCATGGCGACCGTTCCAGTCATAGCCGTCTTCTTCCAGCTTCGGGACTGGAGCCAGCACGGGGTTGGCGCGGCGCGGCGCGGGCCCGGCGAGGAGTGAGGAAACCGCGCAGACAAGGATAGCGGTGAAGATGCCTTTCATGATGGGATGAGAAGCGAGAATGCAGGGGACGGCGTTTACGTCTGGGCAGCGGATGCCGGCTTTATGGCGAAGGTCACTTCGCGCTTTCGAGCGGAGTCACGTCCACAATCGGTGTCCACACCGCTCTCAATCTTAGAAAGGCAAAGGCCGGTAACCCTTGAGTTACCGGCCTCTATTGAAGTGGCGGGAGTAGGATTTGAACCTACGACCTTCAGGTTATGAGACGGGAGTGATCCATTACCCTATAAAGGATTGCTGATCCGCATGCCCAAGTGCATGCCCAAACCGCTTGATTCCGTGTCCAACAATGCCACGGTGGCCCGGCATGCGCGACAAGCCGAAGCGTCCCAAAAAACCGCCGGTCCGGCAAATCAAGACTGCTGCGGACAAGATTCATGTCCGGGAGATCGAGGCAACCGAGCGGGGCCGGCGGGTGAAGTTCTATCGAGTGGAGGGCTACCTGCCAGACGGCACCCGACTACGCCTACGCTTCAAGACGCTGGCCGAGGCAGAAGGCGAGTTGGCAACCCGTCGGGTGAAGGTGACAAACGCCAAGACGGAGCTGAACACGATCAACACCCCGCTGTCGGCGGATCAGGTGCGGGACGCCGAGGGAGCGCTGAACCGGCTCAAGGGGCGCTACACGCTTGCGGAGACGGTTGAGTATTTCCTGCGCCACTATGCCGAGCCCGAGGACGCTAAGCCCCTACAGGAGGCGCTGAGTGCTTTCCTGGATGCACGTGAGCGGGCCGGTGTCCGGGCTCGTTCCATCGCCCAGCTCAAGGCCACAGTAAAGGCGTTCGTCACTTGGTTCACCCTCGATCAACTCCCGGTCGAGTTTGCGTCTGACCTTCGGTTGGCGAAGGCCAGCGTCGATCCGGGCAAGAAAAGCTCCCCGCGCGCCTTGCTGGCCGAGTTGGAGAAGAGAAATCCTGACTTCCCTCGCCCAGCCGTTCACTCGGTGACGACGGCAGACATCGTCCGCTTCCTCCAATCGATCCGCACGAAGGACGGAGCAGCGACGGCCAGCCGGAAGACGTGGAACAACTACCGCGCTGACCTTCACGCCTTCTTCTCGTGGACTTGTGACCGGCAACGGCGCTGGATCCGGGACAACCCGGTTGCGGGGGTGGATAAGTTCAAGGACGGCCGCGGCGTGCCGACGTGCCTCTCGGTAAAACAGACGCAGGCGCTGATGGCCTACGTGAGAGACTACGAAGGTGGAAAGGTGGCGCCCTTCTTCGCGCTGGCCCTCTTCGCTGGTCTGCGTACCGGGCCGAACGGAGAACTCTACAAGCTGGCCCGTCACAAGGACCGGCCGCAGCTGATCGACCTCAAGCATGGTGTGATCCACGTACAGCCGGAGATTTCCAAGACGCATCAGTACCGACAGGTGATCATCCGCCCGAACCTCATGGCTTGGCTGAAGGACTTCACCGGGGAGATCCTACCGAAGAATCACGACCGGATGATCAAGGACGTTCGCGCGAAATTCCAGCTCGGCCACGACGTGTTGCGACACACGTTCTTCTCGATGCACGTTGCTACTTTCAAGTCGGTCGGAGAGGCGGCCATCGAAGGCGGCAACACTGAATCGGTAGTGAAGCGACATTACCTTAACCTTGCCGGGTACAAGGACGGCGCAGCATTCTGGAAAATCGGACTGCTACCCGGTGCCGGGAAGAAGCCGCGTGTCCGATAGAGCATCAGCGAGTCCGGCAACGGCAGGGGCAGCCCCTTCGCGATGCGTTCCTCGTTGGGCATGTCGATCTTCCGCGCTTCGACCGACGCCACGATAATGCGCGCCATGGCCTTTCCGATGCGCTTATTGACATAAGATGGCCAATTTAGTGAGTTCGGACGCCACCCTCGAGGCCTGCCCGTCTCAGTAGTGCTGGTTTGCCCGTGGATCCTGCCGTTTGATGCCAGCCATTTGTGCAGGCCGGCCTCTTCTTCAACTTCCTCCCCGAGGTCCTCATCCCAGTAGACCTCCGCCTCCTTGAGGAACGCCTTGCAGAGATTGCCCACGACGTTCAGGTCGAGGAGCTCGTCCACCAGCGGGAGTTTCTCAGCGAGGATCTGCAGGGTCTGCTTGTCGCACGCCGGGGTGTAGGCACGCTGCTGCTCCGGCTTCATCTCCAGGACCTTTGCCCAGTCCATGGAGGGCATGCCCTTGGACTTCTGGTTGGTCGATTTGATCGGCGTCATGCCGGAGACATCGAACAGCCACCGGCGCATGTCAGGGGCGCTCCGGATGTTGAAGTCCGGGGAGATGATCAGGTGGTCCAGGACCGCCCTGAACTTCACCACCTGGTCGATGGGGATCTCCGCCTTCAGGCAGGTCCACGCTTGCTCGTGGTGGCCGTCTGCGATCAGAGCGACCACGTCCTTGGTGATGGCCATGGCCTGCGCCACCTTCATCACGCCGAGGGCCTCGATCAGCTTCGCCATCAGGCGTTGCTTGGCATCCTTGAAGACCTTCTGCCGGAACTCCCGGTCCAGCTCCCGCTTCGCGAAGTTGAACAGCTCGCGGAGTTCGTCCAT
This genomic interval from Luteolibacter arcticus contains the following:
- a CDS encoding GDSL-type esterase/lipase family protein; protein product: MKGIFTAILVCAVSSLLAGPAPRRANPVLAPVPKLEEDGYDWNGRHEAIVREQKAINPDLVFVGDSLTHAWGGVPETGLSPQRRTGEAIAAKAFAGHRVLNCGFGWDRTQNVLWRLDHGELDGIQPKTVVVNIGTNNTTPTNNAGPCSPAEIAEGVLAVCDRVRAKCPATKIVLMEIFPRWTPGHPGRAVIAEVNKRLAEAVKARSRGGEKIVLRDLAPALLDDKGEFKPGVMAGDKTHLAAGGYEAWAKLIADELK
- a CDS encoding DUF1501 domain-containing protein, producing the protein MNPRFEQLQNRTRRHFLRDAGQFSLGAIAMQALAQGSAPSASDNPLDPRPAPNVPKVKRVIYLHMSGGPPHLDLFDYKPELVKRDGQDAPDQFVKGKTFAFTNGTPKLMGTPRTFTQHGDAGIWMSDAIPNFHGIANEMCVIKSMYTDQFNHAPAELLLYTGSPRQGRPSMGSWVTYGLGSENSNLPGFVVLISSGVQPSGGQSCWGTGFIPSVFQGVQCRSKGDPVLYVGDPPGMDRGLRRKTLDALRDLNQEQASELGHPETATRIAQYELAFRMQASVPEVMDISRESKATLEAYGAVPGDSSFANNCLLGRRLLEQGVRFVHLFDWGWDFHGTNGNEDIRGGLTEKMKRTDKPVAALIRDLKQRGLLEDTLIVWGGEFGRTPFREGRTSGSAILGRDHFPDAFTIFLAGGGVKGGFTYGETDELGFSVTADKVHIHDLQATILHLLGLDHERLTYRFQGRDFRLTDVHGEVIKKILT
- a CDS encoding DUF1553 domain-containing protein; translation: MNHRFHDAGATFALLLAALSTCPAAADRVPSYGLDIRPILSNACFKCHGPDDEDRKGGPKGSGGLRLDTEEGARASLGGRAAVVPGHAKDSELMARIISTDEDEVMPPRKSGSPLTPDEVKLIEAWINSGAKYTKHWSYVPPVAVTPPRTDLHPIDAFVRDRLKQEGLQPQPEADRATLARRLSFDLTGLPPSPEVVDAFVKDTAAGAYERLVDQLLASPAYGEHWARQWLDLARYADSAGYADDPARSIWGYRDYVIRSFNENKRFDQFTLEQIAGDLLPEPTEEQRIATAFHRNTMTNSEGGTNDEEFRNAAVVDRVNTTMAVWMGTSMACAQCHTHKYDPITQAEYFRMFAFLNNTADADLRDEAPLLSFFPEEQKAKRQTLEASLAEVEARFTKPSPPLQAAADQWASRFPPSLEWQTLKPHALTSQSGLAMTQEKDGIIAVAAGATKDSYVIEVPATGAGTLTALRLEALPHETLPNKGPGHAAGNFVVTGIKAEVKPPRGAKEPQVRYVRIELPGKDKLLQLAEVQVFSKGVNVAPQGSATQKSTYADAAAARANDGNTAGEYAKGSVAHTAERTADPWWEVDLKSDQPVSRIVVWNRSEAPERLAGFRIVALDAQRQPVWEKSGNAAAAEVPFGLDGTREIPFAGAAADFVQADFNEARVIAGSTIAKPRGSQAGWAIGGGQGVAHSLVLATARPVEIPAGSMLRITIEQQSAFAQHTLGRFRLSMTRSPEAARLTEIPSELAGILALPAAQRDAAQKARVTNYYLRELAPEMAADREALAGFKKQLASLQPSTVPILRELPEGKRRKTHLQIRGNYLNHGDELTEGVPMALFPLPEGGPRNRLTLARWLVDPANPLTARVIANRFWESLFGLGIVRTSEEFGAQGDAPTHPELLDWLAVDLVRGGWDIKRFIRLIVTSETYRQSSKIASGMAERDPENRLLARGPRVRLTAEMVRDQALATSGLLSPEMYGPSVRPVRPALGLSAAFGGGLDWQTSTGGDQHRRALYTEWRRTSPYPSMATFDAPSREICTLRRDRSNTPLQALVLLNDPVYVEAAQALARRLMATASAPEDVIREGFRRVLSRVPSGTELKRLLELRQELLADYRKDPKKAAEMATVPIGPLPAGADANELAAWTAVAGVLLNLDETLLKR
- a CDS encoding tyrosine-type recombinase/integrase gives rise to the protein MPRWPGMRDKPKRPKKPPVRQIKTAADKIHVREIEATERGRRVKFYRVEGYLPDGTRLRLRFKTLAEAEGELATRRVKVTNAKTELNTINTPLSADQVRDAEGALNRLKGRYTLAETVEYFLRHYAEPEDAKPLQEALSAFLDARERAGVRARSIAQLKATVKAFVTWFTLDQLPVEFASDLRLAKASVDPGKKSSPRALLAELEKRNPDFPRPAVHSVTTADIVRFLQSIRTKDGAATASRKTWNNYRADLHAFFSWTCDRQRRWIRDNPVAGVDKFKDGRGVPTCLSVKQTQALMAYVRDYEGGKVAPFFALALFAGLRTGPNGELYKLARHKDRPQLIDLKHGVIHVQPEISKTHQYRQVIIRPNLMAWLKDFTGEILPKNHDRMIKDVRAKFQLGHDVLRHTFFSMHVATFKSVGEAAIEGGNTESVVKRHYLNLAGYKDGAAFWKIGLLPGAGKKPRVR